The DNA sequence GGCGTGGCGAGCGCTGGCAGGGTTCGCGGGCGTCGTCGCTGGTCTGGGGGTGATCTCCGTCGCCGGCTTTGGTGCCAATGCGGTGGTCGGCTACCTGGGCGCGGTTGGCACCTGGGCGATTGCCGGTAAGCTGCCCGCCCCCGGCGAGCTGGTGTACACGGACACCGCCATCTACTCATTGCGGAACATTCTCGAAGCGCTGCCGGGTGGCGGCAAGGCGGCGGCGCTGGTGGTCCTGGTCTTCCTCCTGGCTCTCGTGGCGCTGTCGCTCAGCTGGCGCCCTGACCAGCCGCGCCTGGACTTCGCCCTGGCCGTCGCTGCCTCGCTGGTGCTGAGCCCTCATCAGAACGTGCACGACCTGGCGCTGATGGTCATCCCCGGTTTTGCTCTGGCGGACCTGGCGCTCGCGGGCGAGCTGCGGCGGCCGATGGCGGCCGCCATCGTACTCGGTCTCTCTTACGCCGCCATCAACCTGACCCTCGCCCTCAACCTCTGGCTGGCCGCTGTCGGAGCGCTGGCGGTCGCCGCGTATCTCACCTTCGAGCGCATGTCGGTGCGGCCCGAGCCGTTGCCCCTCGGTGAGCTCACCTGGAGCGGCCCACGACCTCGACGCGTGATCGTTCTTCCCGCGTATCGCGCGGCGAAGACGCTGATGGAGGTCGTCGGCGGCATTCCGCAGGGCCACGCCGACCGGATCCTGCTGGTGGATGATGCAAGCGCCGATGCCACCGTCAGCGTCGCCATCGCGCTGCACCTCGACGTGATTCGGCACAAGCAAAATCTCGGCTATGGCGGAAATCAGAAGACGTGCTACCGGCAGGCGCTTCGGATGGGAGCGGATGTGGTCGTCATGCTGCACCCCGACGGGCAGTACGACCCCACCATCATCCCCAATCTATGCAAGGCGATCGAGGACGGCGAGGCCGACATCGTGCTCGGATCACGCTGGCTGGGCCTGGATCCGGCCAAGGCAGGCATGCCATGGTGGAAGCGCCTGGGCAACCGGTTGCTGACCGCGGCCGAGAACCGAGTCCTCGGCCTTCACCTTTCCGAGTATCACACCGGTTATCGGGCCTACTCGCGCCGCTTCCTCGAGGCGATTCCCTTCCTGGAGAACAGCAACGACTTCGTTTTCGACACCCAGGTCCTCATCCAGGCGGCCACGTTCGGGTTCAAGATCGGCGAAGTCCCGGCCATCGGCCGATACCACGAGGATGCCAGCTCGGTCAGCTTCGGGACCTCGACCGTCTACGGGTTCGAGACGCTGGCCGCGCTGCTCAGATACGTGGCCCATCGCGCCGGGTTCCGGTGCTCGTGGTTGGTCCCCGCTTCAGATGCCGACAAACAGGCGCTTTCGGTAAACCAGGTAGCCCACCACCGCAACGTTCAATAGGAGCGCGCCCACCTTGAAGAGCGTGAGTCTGTGGACCACCTCATATGCCTCGTACGGGATCAGGATGCTGGTCGCGATCACCGTCAGGTACTCGGCCCAGCGGCGCCGCATCGCGAGCCCGACTCCCTCAGCACCTTCGAGCAGCGCGTAGGCCATGGCGCTGATGGCGAGCAGCGTGATGTGGTTGAAGGTGCCGATGACGACGACCAGCTTCAGTAGCAGCAACACGGCCAGGCTGCGGCCGGCGGTGAGGTTCAGCTGGTCCTGAGCGTAATCGGACCAACTGGTGAGCAGGCCGCGCCTGCCGGCCACGAGCAAGCCGATGGCAAGCGCGATGAGCACGACCGATTTGGTGATGCGCTCGACGATGATGACCTTGATGA is a window from the bacterium genome containing:
- a CDS encoding DUF2029 domain-containing protein — protein: MSIESTLFASRDLRWSTPAASASPETAAQPPAMESGTSTARPSSSGASDMTSGGRNERSGRPGFRNASRFDSKPDGEPAAMRWRRMGYAAGAGAGIGSLLFWAGYWLNFVRGDLAGPDFFSFYAAAKLYVLRGGSAVYDLVLQKQFELQVTAQPPDRFLVLPYFHPPYYTLLIAPLAYLNYRQAYYAMAAFNVLLAAVLVVLLVRHSLRVHGRAAVVAGAMIAGYFPLFVTVLQGQSDLVVLVPLAAAYAAWARRSYGWAGIFSALALAKPQLLLLIPVLFIARRAWRALAGFAGVVAGLGVISVAGFGANAVVGYLGAVGTWAIAGKLPAPGELVYTDTAIYSLRNILEALPGGGKAAALVVLVFLLALVALSLSWRPDQPRLDFALAVAASLVLSPHQNVHDLALMVIPGFALADLALAGELRRPMAAAIVLGLSYAAINLTLALNLWLAAVGALAVAAYLTFERMSVRPEPLPLGELTWSGPRPRRVIVLPAYRAAKTLMEVVGGIPQGHADRILLVDDASADATVSVAIALHLDVIRHKQNLGYGGNQKTCYRQALRMGADVVVMLHPDGQYDPTIIPNLCKAIEDGEADIVLGSRWLGLDPAKAGMPWWKRLGNRLLTAAENRVLGLHLSEYHTGYRAYSRRFLEAIPFLENSNDFVFDTQVLIQAATFGFKIGEVPAIGRYHEDASSVSFGTSTVYGFETLAALLRYVAHRAGFRCSWLVPASDADKQALSVNQVAHHRNVQ
- a CDS encoding DUF2127 domain-containing protein, yielding MARTGSTRAHYVARLWAELGRMGGEHDAFIKVIIVERITKSVVLIALAIGLLVAGRRGLLTSWSDYAQDQLNLTAGRSLAVLLLLKLVVVIGTFNHITLLAISAMAYALLEGAEGVGLAMRRRWAEYLTVIATSILIPYEAYEVVHRLTLFKVGALLLNVAVVGYLVYRKRLFVGI